The Amycolatopsis viridis genome window below encodes:
- a CDS encoding oxygenase MpaB family protein — translation MDERLPDPELFRSGGFRLAAKVFVKDDIRATERQLRRFREFAQVEDPLADAVVALFRRLPKNHGRRLFEHALTHGVHDLDKPPKELVDFFEHVEATPYWVDPARLDRGARAIVRTGVLGLFPLGDMSLMGGYLASRAIKTLVATGEIERKASRRLLETAAWWMDVTTPGALAVHAAGYASALRVRLVHAHVRAAMHRRPDWDYQEWDKPINQVQTAGTLLLFSLVFVYGTQLLGIRFSDRERADILHLWRYAGWLLGVDEELLPATEEDAWRLFWLLASTEFIPDTDSKRLAKALIDTHAAIGEGRGAVGKVLAHLSVAVHSSISRLVLGRANADFLEIPDDPVAQGAILAVAVGNFAAETARRFIPGATALREYLGALERRRYVERLGRIAELDPTYARHMQAA, via the coding sequence ATGGACGAGCGGCTGCCGGATCCCGAGTTGTTTCGCAGCGGGGGGTTTCGCCTGGCGGCGAAGGTGTTCGTCAAGGACGACATTCGCGCCACGGAGCGGCAGCTGCGCCGGTTCCGCGAGTTCGCCCAGGTGGAGGATCCGCTGGCGGATGCGGTCGTCGCCTTGTTCCGGAGGTTGCCGAAGAACCACGGGCGCCGCCTGTTCGAACACGCCCTGACCCACGGCGTCCACGACCTCGACAAACCGCCGAAGGAGCTTGTCGACTTCTTCGAGCACGTCGAGGCCACCCCGTACTGGGTGGACCCGGCCCGGCTCGACCGCGGCGCGAGGGCGATCGTCCGCACCGGGGTGCTCGGGCTGTTCCCACTCGGCGACATGTCGCTGATGGGCGGTTACCTCGCCTCCCGCGCCATCAAGACCCTCGTCGCCACCGGGGAGATCGAACGCAAGGCCAGCCGGCGCCTCCTCGAGACCGCGGCGTGGTGGATGGACGTCACCACCCCGGGCGCGCTGGCCGTGCACGCCGCGGGCTACGCGTCGGCCCTCCGCGTCCGGCTGGTGCACGCCCACGTCCGTGCCGCGATGCACCGGCGGCCCGACTGGGACTACCAGGAGTGGGACAAGCCGATCAACCAGGTGCAGACCGCCGGCACCCTGCTCCTGTTCTCCCTCGTCTTCGTCTACGGCACCCAGCTGCTCGGCATCCGCTTCAGCGACCGGGAACGCGCCGACATCCTGCACCTCTGGCGCTACGCCGGCTGGCTGCTCGGCGTCGACGAGGAACTCCTGCCCGCCACCGAGGAGGACGCGTGGCGCCTGTTCTGGCTGCTCGCGTCCACCGAGTTCATCCCCGACACCGACTCCAAACGGCTCGCCAAAGCCTTGATCGACACGCACGCGGCCATCGGCGAGGGCCGGGGCGCCGTCGGCAAGGTCCTGGCCCACCTCTCGGTCGCCGTGCACTCCTCCATCAGCCGCCTCGTGCTCGGCAGAGCCAACGCGGACTTCCTCGAGATCCCCGACGACCCGGTCGCCCAGGGCGCGATTCTCGCGGTCGCGGTCGGTAACTTCGCTGCCGAGACCGCGCGGCGCTTCATCCCCGGCGCCACGGCGCTGCGCGAGTACCTCGGCGCCCTGGAACGCCGCCGCTACGTCGAGCGCCTCGGCCGGATCGCCGAGCTGGATCCCACCTACGCGAGGCACATGCAGGCTGCCTAG
- the dcd gene encoding dCTP deaminase: MLLSDRDLRKELEAGRLGIDPFDPAMLQPSSIDVRLDRFFRVFNNSQYTHIDPKLQQDELTSLVEKDGDDAFVLHPGEFVLASTFELVSLPDDLAGRLEGKSSLGRLGLLTHSTAGFIDPGFTGHITLELSNVANLPITLWPGMKIGQLCLFRLTSPAENPYGSPAVGSRYQGQRGPTPSRAYLNFHRVDTDR; this comes from the coding sequence GTGCTGCTCAGTGACCGTGACCTTCGCAAAGAGCTCGAGGCCGGCCGGCTCGGCATCGACCCGTTCGACCCGGCGATGCTCCAGCCGTCCAGCATCGACGTGCGGCTGGACCGATTCTTCCGGGTGTTCAACAACAGCCAGTACACGCACATCGACCCGAAGCTCCAGCAGGACGAGCTCACATCGCTGGTCGAAAAGGACGGCGACGACGCGTTCGTGCTGCACCCGGGCGAGTTCGTGCTCGCGTCCACGTTCGAGCTGGTCTCGCTGCCCGACGACCTCGCCGGCCGCCTCGAGGGCAAGTCGTCGCTGGGCCGCCTCGGGCTGCTCACGCACTCCACCGCCGGGTTCATCGACCCCGGATTCACCGGGCACATCACGCTCGAGCTGTCGAACGTGGCGAACCTGCCGATCACGCTCTGGCCCGGCATGAAGATCGGGCAGCTGTGCCTGTTCCGGCTCACCAGCCCGGCGGAGAACCCGTACGGCTCACCCGCCGTCGGCTCCCGCTACCAGGGCCAGCGCGGCCCGACGCCGTCGCGGGCGTACCTGAACTTCCACCGCGTCGACACCGACCGCTAG
- a CDS encoding nucleotidyltransferase domain-containing protein, with amino-acid sequence MSFENDVAARLAGLPAVQAVTLGGSRATGTAGPDSDWDFAVYYRGAFDPDDLRALGWPGEVSAIGAWGGGVFNGGAWLTIDGRKVDVHYRDLDVVEHEVAEAEQGRFHWEPLMFHLAGIPSYLVVAELAVNRVLAGALPRPEFPAALRSSATAFWRERAALTLSYAEQAYAPKGRVTEFAGALATAAMEAGHAVLASRGEWVVNEKRLLDRAGLRGVDDVVPGAGDLQAAAGRARELFGL; translated from the coding sequence GTGAGCTTCGAAAACGACGTGGCCGCGCGGCTGGCCGGCCTGCCCGCGGTGCAGGCCGTCACACTGGGCGGATCCCGCGCGACCGGCACCGCCGGCCCGGACAGCGACTGGGACTTCGCGGTCTACTACCGCGGCGCCTTCGACCCGGACGACCTGCGCGCTCTCGGCTGGCCCGGGGAGGTCTCGGCGATCGGCGCGTGGGGCGGCGGCGTCTTCAACGGCGGCGCGTGGCTGACGATCGACGGCCGCAAGGTGGACGTCCACTACCGCGACCTGGACGTCGTCGAGCACGAGGTGGCCGAGGCCGAGCAGGGCCGGTTCCACTGGGAACCGCTGATGTTCCACCTGGCCGGCATCCCCAGCTACCTGGTGGTCGCGGAGCTGGCGGTCAACCGGGTCCTGGCGGGTGCGTTGCCGCGGCCGGAGTTCCCGGCTGCGCTGCGCTCGTCGGCGACGGCGTTCTGGCGCGAACGTGCGGCGCTGACCCTGAGCTACGCCGAGCAGGCATATGCGCCGAAGGGCCGCGTGACCGAGTTCGCGGGAGCCCTCGCCACGGCGGCGATGGAGGCCGGGCACGCGGTCCTGGCGTCCCGCGGCGAATGGGTGGTCAACGAGAAGCGCCTGCTCGACCGCGCCGGCCTGCGCGGTGTCGACGACGTCGTTCCCGGCGCCGGCGACCTGCAGGCGGCCGCCGGGCGGGCGCGCGAGCTGTTCGGGCTCTAG
- a CDS encoding acyl-CoA dehydrogenase family protein: MPDTHEVRNQVPPLVDYDVAADAALLDGLRREGAAWAEDEVHELGRLAGSAQGQEWGRVVNENPPKLHTHDRYGHRVDEIEFHPYWHELMTVAVGHGLHATPWRQDRPGAHVARAAKIVVWNQAEPGHMCPVSMTYAAVPTLRHNPELAATYEPLLAATEYDFGLRVPTAKRGLIAGMSMTEKQGGSDVRANTTAARPAGDGTYVLTGHKWFTSAPMSDVFLTLAQAPGGLSCFLLPRVLPDGTRNRIFFQRLKDKLGNKSNASSEIEYDGAVGWLIGEEGRGVPTIIEMVNNTRLDCVLGTTSLMRQAVVQAVHHARHREAFGAKLADQPAMANVLADLVIESEAATTVAMRLAGASEDPSQQAFRRLALAVTKYWVCKRGAAHTAEALECLGGNGYVEDSGMPRLYREAPLLSIWEGSGNVAALDALRAMGKQPESVEAFFAELDLAAGADPRLDDAIARVRKELSDLTDLQYRARHLAETMALALQGSLLVRFAPKAVSDAFCASRLGGDWGTAFGTLPPGVQTRAIIERAFVG, translated from the coding sequence ATGCCTGACACCCACGAGGTCCGCAACCAGGTTCCGCCGCTGGTCGACTACGACGTGGCTGCCGACGCCGCCCTGCTGGACGGGCTGCGCCGCGAGGGCGCCGCGTGGGCCGAGGACGAGGTCCACGAGCTGGGCCGCCTCGCCGGCAGCGCGCAGGGTCAGGAGTGGGGCCGCGTCGTCAACGAGAACCCGCCCAAGCTGCACACCCACGACCGCTACGGCCACCGCGTCGACGAGATCGAGTTCCACCCGTACTGGCACGAGCTGATGACCGTCGCCGTCGGGCACGGGCTGCACGCCACCCCGTGGCGCCAGGACCGGCCGGGCGCGCACGTCGCCCGCGCCGCGAAGATCGTCGTGTGGAACCAGGCCGAGCCCGGCCACATGTGCCCGGTCTCGATGACCTACGCCGCGGTCCCGACGCTGCGCCACAACCCGGAACTGGCCGCCACCTACGAACCACTGCTCGCCGCCACCGAGTACGACTTCGGCCTGCGCGTGCCGACGGCGAAGCGCGGGCTCATCGCCGGTATGTCGATGACCGAGAAACAGGGCGGCTCGGACGTCCGCGCGAACACCACCGCAGCCCGGCCCGCGGGCGACGGCACGTACGTGCTGACCGGCCACAAGTGGTTCACCTCGGCGCCGATGTCGGACGTGTTCCTCACGCTCGCGCAGGCACCCGGCGGGCTGTCCTGCTTCCTGCTGCCGCGCGTGCTGCCCGACGGCACTCGCAACCGCATCTTCTTCCAGCGGCTGAAGGACAAGCTGGGCAACAAGTCCAACGCCTCGTCCGAGATCGAATACGACGGCGCGGTCGGCTGGCTGATCGGCGAGGAGGGCCGCGGCGTGCCGACCATCATCGAGATGGTCAACAACACCCGCCTCGACTGCGTCCTCGGCACCACGTCGCTGATGCGTCAGGCCGTCGTCCAGGCCGTGCACCACGCGCGTCACCGCGAGGCCTTCGGCGCCAAGCTCGCCGACCAGCCCGCGATGGCGAACGTCCTGGCGGACCTGGTCATCGAGTCGGAGGCAGCCACGACGGTCGCGATGCGGCTGGCCGGCGCGAGCGAGGACCCGTCGCAGCAGGCCTTCCGGCGGCTGGCGCTCGCGGTCACCAAGTACTGGGTGTGCAAGCGCGGCGCCGCCCACACCGCCGAGGCGCTGGAATGCCTGGGCGGCAACGGGTACGTCGAGGATTCCGGCATGCCACGCCTCTACCGCGAGGCGCCGCTGCTGTCCATTTGGGAGGGTTCGGGCAACGTCGCCGCACTGGACGCCCTGCGCGCGATGGGCAAGCAACCCGAGTCGGTGGAGGCGTTCTTCGCCGAGCTCGACCTGGCGGCCGGTGCGGACCCGCGGCTGGACGACGCCATCGCGCGGGTGCGCAAGGAGTTGTCGGATCTGACGGACCTCCAGTACCGGGCGCGGCACCTGGCCGAGACGATGGCGCTGGCGTTGCAGGGTTCGCTGCTGGTGCGGTTCGCCCCGAAGGCCGTCTCGGACGCGTTCTGCGCGTCCCGGCTCGGCGGCGACTGGGGAACCGCCTTCGGCACGCTCCCCCCGGGCGTGCAGACCCGGGCCATCATCGAGCGGGCGTTCGTCGGCTGA
- a CDS encoding TetR/AcrR family transcriptional regulator — protein sequence MPYRRTPQVQARLDAQREAILAAAGAVLAERGYAGCSVNAVAEQAGVATGTVYRHFPGKAELVVELFQRIVNHEVQAVQKAADRPGTPAERVAAVIETFAERALKVPRQAYALLAEPVDAPIEAERMVFRRVFRDELARHVREGVRSGLLPPQDADLTAAALVGGAAEVLIGPLTTDSIDAIGSLRTFIFRALGGPDA from the coding sequence ATGCCCTACCGCCGCACCCCGCAGGTCCAGGCTCGCCTCGACGCCCAGCGCGAGGCGATCCTGGCCGCGGCCGGTGCGGTCCTCGCCGAACGCGGCTACGCCGGCTGTTCGGTCAACGCCGTTGCCGAGCAAGCCGGCGTCGCCACGGGCACCGTCTACCGGCACTTCCCCGGCAAGGCCGAGCTGGTCGTCGAGCTGTTCCAGCGGATCGTCAACCACGAGGTCCAGGCCGTGCAGAAGGCCGCCGACCGCCCCGGAACCCCGGCCGAGCGCGTCGCCGCCGTGATCGAGACCTTCGCCGAGCGTGCCCTGAAGGTGCCGCGCCAGGCGTACGCGCTGCTCGCCGAGCCCGTCGATGCGCCGATCGAGGCCGAGCGCATGGTCTTCCGGCGCGTGTTCCGCGACGAGCTCGCCCGTCACGTCCGCGAGGGCGTGCGCAGCGGCCTGCTGCCTCCGCAGGACGCCGACCTCACCGCTGCCGCCCTGGTCGGTGGCGCCGCCGAGGTCCTGATCGGCCCGTTGACCACCGACAGCATCGACGCGATCGGCTCGCTCCGCACGTTCATCTTCCGCGCATTGGGAGGCCCTGATGCCTGA
- a CDS encoding serine hydrolase: MLVAPTTAATAATSDLPEGMTAGYLVLDRTTGKTHGANAHRQYRSASLVKVLIALDYLEARGPGYEIPDDDRALLEPMLRSSNDDAASTLWVRDGWEEIIKRSVARIGLSDTAPPPAEKRGTWGYTATSAADMVKTYEYILEDAHPKVRDFIMDNLHASTRCGADGFDQSFGIPSALPKPQGVKQGWSGYGAAPAPGEECVSSTSRSVLASPEVRSATAVASSGDVDLTNRVMHTTGAVGEGDRRIVAVLTSEPTTLGWRDSADRITELTGKVYRQALA, encoded by the coding sequence ATGCTCGTCGCGCCGACCACCGCCGCCACGGCCGCGACGAGTGACCTGCCCGAGGGCATGACCGCCGGATATCTCGTGCTGGACCGCACCACCGGCAAGACCCACGGTGCCAACGCCCACCGGCAGTACCGGTCGGCTTCACTGGTGAAGGTGCTCATCGCGCTGGACTACCTGGAAGCGCGCGGCCCCGGTTACGAGATCCCGGACGACGACCGGGCCCTGCTCGAGCCGATGCTGCGCTCCAGCAACGACGACGCGGCCAGCACGCTCTGGGTGCGGGACGGCTGGGAGGAGATCATCAAACGCTCGGTCGCCCGCATCGGTCTCAGCGACACAGCTCCGCCGCCCGCGGAGAAGCGCGGTACCTGGGGGTACACCGCGACCAGTGCCGCCGACATGGTCAAGACGTACGAATACATCCTCGAGGACGCGCACCCCAAGGTCCGCGACTTCATCATGGACAACCTGCACGCCTCGACGCGGTGCGGCGCCGACGGGTTCGACCAGTCCTTCGGCATCCCGAGCGCCCTGCCGAAGCCGCAGGGCGTGAAGCAGGGCTGGTCCGGTTACGGCGCGGCGCCGGCACCGGGCGAGGAATGCGTTTCCAGCACCTCGCGCAGCGTGCTCGCCTCGCCCGAGGTGCGCTCGGCGACCGCGGTCGCATCCAGCGGCGATGTCGACCTGACCAACCGCGTCATGCACACCACGGGCGCGGTCGGCGAGGGTGACCGCCGCATCGTGGCGGTCCTGACCTCCGAGCCGACCACCCTCGGCTGGCGCGACTCGGCGGACCGGATCACCGAGCTGACCGGGAAGGTGTACCGGCAAGCACTTGCCTGA
- a CDS encoding cation diffusion facilitator family transporter, with protein MSEESERPDAGGESTLTVVLAGSVNLAIAIMKAVAGVITGSGALLSEAAHSVADTFTEILLLTALRRSGRAADVMHPFGYGKERYFWSLLAAVSIFASGATFALYEGFATVFGEPVVQTKPIVGYVVLGLAFAMESVSWSQAFNQVRRGAAEQNRTIWRFLRYIDDPAPKTVFLEDSAALIGLVLAFAGLFLHHVTGSELYDGIASILIGLLLAVVAFILGLTNLRLLIGRQADLTVVRGIREHLAAAPEIEAVVDLQTMLLGTDQVLVCARVDFDDALGAAEVERACVRLAGELHDEFSDVTEVFIEPVPRSDPELRAAVLARYGDIARRYGQTR; from the coding sequence GTGAGCGAGGAATCGGAACGTCCGGACGCGGGCGGCGAGAGCACCCTGACCGTGGTGCTGGCCGGGAGCGTGAACCTGGCCATCGCGATCATGAAGGCGGTCGCCGGGGTGATCACCGGTTCCGGAGCGTTGCTCTCGGAGGCGGCGCACTCGGTGGCGGACACGTTCACCGAGATCCTGCTCCTCACCGCGCTGCGCCGCTCCGGCCGCGCGGCGGATGTCATGCACCCGTTCGGCTACGGCAAGGAGCGGTACTTCTGGTCGCTGCTGGCCGCGGTGTCGATCTTCGCTTCGGGGGCAACCTTCGCGTTGTACGAGGGTTTCGCCACGGTGTTCGGGGAGCCGGTCGTGCAGACCAAGCCGATCGTCGGGTACGTCGTGCTGGGACTGGCGTTCGCGATGGAGTCGGTGTCGTGGTCGCAGGCGTTCAACCAGGTGCGGCGGGGTGCGGCGGAGCAGAACCGGACGATCTGGCGGTTCCTGCGCTACATCGACGACCCGGCGCCGAAGACGGTGTTCCTGGAGGACTCGGCGGCGTTGATCGGTCTGGTGCTGGCGTTCGCCGGGCTGTTCCTGCACCACGTCACCGGCTCCGAGTTGTACGACGGGATCGCGTCGATCCTGATCGGCCTGCTGCTGGCCGTCGTGGCGTTCATCCTCGGTCTGACCAACCTGCGGCTGCTGATCGGGCGGCAGGCGGATCTCACGGTGGTGCGCGGTATCCGCGAGCACCTGGCGGCGGCACCGGAGATCGAGGCCGTGGTTGACCTGCAGACGATGCTGCTGGGCACCGACCAGGTCCTGGTGTGCGCGCGGGTGGACTTCGACGACGCGCTGGGCGCGGCGGAGGTCGAGCGAGCGTGTGTGCGTCTGGCTGGCGAGCTGCACGACGAGTTCTCCGACGTCACCGAGGTCTTCATCGAGCCCGTGCCGCGCAGCGATCCGGAGCTGCGCGCGGCGGTGCTCGCCCGGTACGGCGACATCGCGAGGCGCTACGGGCAGACCCGATAA
- a CDS encoding DUF742 domain-containing protein — MPESEPEPLPDPEPHEEFKPSPRPRPEPAGEPAPAELLDAEDDNRLRVRPYVLTKGRTHSAYELAIETMVSIRADAKWTGPALSAEYQPVRAIVDSPRSLAEVAALLSIPLGVARVLLSDMAELGLLHIHGIERTAEGRPPLELMKRVLDGLQRL; from the coding sequence GTGCCTGAATCGGAGCCCGAACCGTTGCCGGACCCCGAACCGCACGAGGAGTTCAAGCCCTCGCCGCGGCCCCGCCCCGAGCCCGCCGGCGAGCCGGCGCCCGCCGAGCTGCTCGACGCCGAGGACGACAACCGGCTGCGCGTGCGGCCGTACGTACTGACCAAGGGGCGCACGCACTCGGCGTACGAGCTGGCGATCGAGACCATGGTGTCCATCCGCGCCGACGCGAAGTGGACCGGCCCCGCGCTCAGCGCCGAGTACCAGCCGGTGCGAGCCATCGTCGACAGCCCGCGCTCGCTGGCCGAGGTCGCGGCGCTGCTGTCGATCCCGCTCGGCGTCGCCCGTGTGCTGCTGTCCGACATGGCCGAACTGGGCCTGCTGCACATCCACGGCATCGAGCGGACCGCCGAGGGACGTCCGCCGCTGGAGCTGATGAAACGCGTCCTCGACGGCCTGCAGCGGCTCTGA